The sequence AGCGCGGGTCGGCGGTGGCGACGTCGGTGGAGACCACGTGGGCGAGGCTCTGGCGCATGGGCGAGAGCGCCGACTGGGGGATGATCACGAACATCTCGCCGCCGCGCCCGAGCGCCTGGATCAGGAGCTTCGCCACGACGGCGAGGTTGTTGCGCCGGCCGATGATGGCGAAGTCCATCCGCGTCTCGATGCGCTCGAGGTTGAGCGCGGTCTTCGAGATCGGCCCGAAGGCCTGCTGGACCGCCTTCCCGGCCTCGTCGAACAGGGCCTGGGCGACGCGCATCTCGATGTTCGAGAAGCCGCGCTCGTCGTCCACCGGCGGCTCGGAGCCGTCGGAGCCGAACAGGACCTCGATCATGGTGAAGACGAAGTCCCGGTCGAAGCCCACCAGGATGCGCGTGTCCCAGTCGACCGCGTGGTACATGGCGGCGATGGCGTTGGCGTCGTAGTCCTCGAGGATGTCGCCGATGCGCCCGCTCTCGATGTTCGACACCGAGAAGTAGGAGGGCGAGGCCGACATGTGACGCAGGCCGTCGGCGCAGTAGGTGGCCACGCGATCGAAGATCACGTTGAGCATCGGCAGCCGGTCGAGGGTGATCCCGGCGGCGTCCAGCAGGCGGTCGGACACGCCGCCCGCAGCGGCGGCGGTCTGGAAGCTCTCGATGTTCATCAGGCCGCTCCCTGCAGGGCCGCGCGATCGTTGGCGGGCGCGCCGCGGCTCGACTGCGAGATCGTCTCGCTCTCGACCTCGTCGATGGAGGGCCGGTCGGCGGCGGCGATGGCCTTGCGGCCGTGCTCCACGGCGATCTGCGGCAGCGCGCCGTTCATGAAGGCGAGCAGCGTCTGCTTGGCGATGGTGTAGAGGCGCATCTGATGCTCGCGGGTGTACTTGATCTTGAGGGCGAGCGGGCCGACGAGGGCGTAGCTCATGAAGATGCCGGCGAAGGTGCCCACCAGGGCCGCGCCGATCAGCGAGCCGAGCAGCTGCGGCGACTGGTCGAGGGCGCCCATCGCCTTGATCACGCCGAGCACGGCGGCGACGATGCCGAGCGCCGGCAGCGCCTCGGCGATCGTCATCAGGGCGAAGTAGGGTTTCAGCTTCTCGCGCCGGTGGGTCTGGATCTCCTCGTCCATCAGCGCCTCGATCTCGTGCGGACGGGCGTTGCCGATGATCATCAGCCGCACGTAGTCGCACACGAAGCTCGTCAGCTCGGGCCGGGCGAGGACGCGCGAGAAGCGCTTGAAGATCTCGCTCTCCTGCGGGTCGTCGATATGCGGCTCCACCTCGTTGCGGCCCTTGGCGCGGATCTCGCGCATGAGCAGGTAGAGGAGGCCCAGCAGGTCGAGATAGTCGCGGGCCTTCGGCACCTGGCCCACCATCGCCTCCACCGAGGCGCGGCCGGTGTCGCGCACGGTCTTGAGGGAATTGGCGATGATGAAGGTGCCCACCGCGGTGCCGCCGATGATGACGAACTCCCACGGCTGCCAGATGACCGGGATGTGCCCGCCCATGGCGGCGAAGCCGCCGAGCAGCGAGGCCATCGTGATCACGATGCCGATGAAGACAGCCAAGGCCGATGCCTCCCCTTTGCCGGTGCGCGTGCCATGGGGGAGGTGTAGGCGGGGAAGCTTGTGCGAAGGTGGTGGGGGGCGGGCCCCCCAGCGGGCGGCCGGCATCGCCGCAGGCGCGCCGCATCGCGGGGCGAGGCTTTCCCTTCCCGCGCGCGCCTGCTAGAGAACGGTTCCGATCGAGCCCTCGCGACAACGAAGCACGAAGCCCATGCAGCCCTTCACGGTTCTCACCGGCGTCGCCGCGCCGCTTCGGATCATCAACGTCGACACCGACATGATCATCCCGAAGAACTACCTCAAGACCATCAAGCGCACGGGGCTCGGCACGGGGCTGTTCGCGGAGATGCGCTTCAACCCGGACGGCTCGGAGATTTCGGAGTTCGTGCTCAACCAGCCGGCCTATCGCAAGGCGCAGATCCTGGTGGCGGGCGACAATTTCGGCTGCGGCTCCTCGCGCGAGCACGCGCCGTGGGCGCTGCTCGACTACGGCATCCGCTGCGTGATCTCGACGTCCTTCGCGGACATCTTCTACAACAACTGCTTCAAGAACGGCATCCTGCCCATCGTGGTCACGCCCGAGGAGCTGGAGGCCCTGTTCGAGGACGCCGAGCGCGGCGCCAACGCGACGCTGACCGTCGACCTCGAGGCGCAGGAGATCCGCGGGCCCGACGGCGGCGTGATCCGCTTCGACATCGACCCGTTCCGCAAGCGTTGCCTGCTGGAGGGTCTCGACGACATCGGCCTGACGCTGGAGAAGGCCCCGGCCATCGAGACGTTCGAGGCCAAGCTCGCCGAGCGTCCCTGGCTCTGAGGGCGCGGCCGAGCCGCGCGGCGCGGCGGCCGTCCCGGCCGCCGCGATCGTTCCTCACCCCTTGGGCAGCATCTCCTTCACGAGCGCGCTCGCCTTGGCGAAGTCCATGCGGCCGGCATGGTCGGCGCGCAGCTTGCCGATGACCTTGCCCATGTCCTTCATCGAGGCGGCGCCCGTCTCGGCGATGGCCGCCTGGATGGCGGCGCGGGTCTCGGCCTCGTCGAGCTGCTTGGGCAGGAAGGACTGGACGATCTCCGCCTCCTCCCGCTCCTGCTGGGCGAGCTCCTCGCGCCCGTTCTCGGCATAGACCTGCGCCGATTCCTGGCGCTGCTTGATCATCTTCTGGAGCAGCGCGAGGATCTCCTCGTCGGAGGCCTGCTCGCGGCCCGCGCCGCGGGACTCGATGTCCTTGTCCTTCACCGCGGCCTGGATCATGCGCACCGTGCCGAGCTTGCGCTTGTCGCCGGCCTTCATCGCGTCCTTCAGCTCCTGGGTGAAGCGCTCGCGCAGCGTCATCGTCGTCGTCTCCTGGAATGCGGCGGGGATCGCCGTTGACGGGGCCGGTCCGCGCGCTTAAGTCCGGGCGCAACGGATATCGCCGCGCGCCTCGCGCGGCCGCACGGGCCTCCGCAGGCCCCGCATCTACAAGAGAACGAGCCGATGCCGCAAGACACGACCCACACCGACGGCTGGGCCGAGCCGACGCCGACCGCCGTCCTCGTGCTCGAGGACGGGACCGTCCTCCAGGGCTACGGCATCGGCGCCGTGGGCGAGGCGGCCGGCGAGGTCTGCTTCAACACGGCGATGACGGGATACCAGGAGATCCTGACCGACCCTTCCTATGCCGGGCAGATCATCACCTTCACCTTCCCGCATATCGGGAACGTCGGCGTCAACGACGAGGACGTCGAGACGGTGAACGCCGCCGCCGCTTCCGGCGTGCGCGGCGTCGTCATGGCCGCGCCGATCACAGACCCGTCGAGCTGGCGCGCGAGCCGCGACCTCGACGCCTGGCTGAAGGCGCGCGGCATCGCCGGCATCACCGGGGTCGACACCCGCGCCCTGACCGCGCTGATCCGCGATCACGGCATGCCCAACGCGATCATCGTCCACGACCCGAACGGCGCGTTCGACCTCGAGGACCTGAAGGCGCGCGCGAAGCACCTCCCCTCCATGGCGGGCCTCGACCTCGTGCCGCTGGTCGCGGCGACGCAGCGCTTCGAATGGGACGAGACGCCCTGGGAGCTCGGCCGCGGCTACGGCCGGCGCGCCGAGGCGACGCATCACGTGGTCGCCATCGATTTCGG comes from Salinarimonas sp. and encodes:
- a CDS encoding GatB/YqeY domain-containing protein, which gives rise to MTLRERFTQELKDAMKAGDKRKLGTVRMIQAAVKDKDIESRGAGREQASDEEILALLQKMIKQRQESAQVYAENGREELAQQEREEAEIVQSFLPKQLDEAETRAAIQAAIAETGAASMKDMGKVIGKLRADHAGRMDFAKASALVKEMLPKG
- the motA gene encoding flagellar motor stator protein MotA, with the protein product MAVFIGIVITMASLLGGFAAMGGHIPVIWQPWEFVIIGGTAVGTFIIANSLKTVRDTGRASVEAMVGQVPKARDYLDLLGLLYLLMREIRAKGRNEVEPHIDDPQESEIFKRFSRVLARPELTSFVCDYVRLMIIGNARPHEIEALMDEEIQTHRREKLKPYFALMTIAEALPALGIVAAVLGVIKAMGALDQSPQLLGSLIGAALVGTFAGIFMSYALVGPLALKIKYTREHQMRLYTIAKQTLLAFMNGALPQIAVEHGRKAIAAADRPSIDEVESETISQSSRGAPANDRAALQGAA
- a CDS encoding FliM/FliN family flagellar motor switch protein gives rise to the protein MNIESFQTAAAAGGVSDRLLDAAGITLDRLPMLNVIFDRVATYCADGLRHMSASPSYFSVSNIESGRIGDILEDYDANAIAAMYHAVDWDTRILVGFDRDFVFTMIEVLFGSDGSEPPVDDERGFSNIEMRVAQALFDEAGKAVQQAFGPISKTALNLERIETRMDFAIIGRRNNLAVVAKLLIQALGRGGEMFVIIPQSALSPMRQSLAHVVSTDVATADPRWSKQMQSEVSRTTVSLEAVLEERTVDLGDVAGLQVGQVLELQATPATLVRLECNGQALFRCRLGQSQGAYMLQVEDVIDEDQEFFDDLASA
- the carA gene encoding glutamine-hydrolyzing carbamoyl-phosphate synthase small subunit; this encodes MPQDTTHTDGWAEPTPTAVLVLEDGTVLQGYGIGAVGEAAGEVCFNTAMTGYQEILTDPSYAGQIITFTFPHIGNVGVNDEDVETVNAAAASGVRGVVMAAPITDPSSWRASRDLDAWLKARGIAGITGVDTRALTALIRDHGMPNAIIVHDPNGAFDLEDLKARAKHLPSMAGLDLVPLVAATQRFEWDETPWELGRGYGRRAEATHHVVAIDFGVKRNILRLLANAGCRVTVVPPTATVEEILALEPDGVFLSNGPGDPAATGEYAVPTIRAILERKVPTFGICLGHQMLGLAIGAKTKKMMQGHHGANHPVKDKTTGKVEIVSMNHGFAVDTDTLPASAQETHVSLFDGSNCGIALADAPAFSVQYHPEASPGPRDSHYLFDRFVSLMGTKEPAA
- the leuD gene encoding 3-isopropylmalate dehydratase small subunit, which codes for MQPFTVLTGVAAPLRIINVDTDMIIPKNYLKTIKRTGLGTGLFAEMRFNPDGSEISEFVLNQPAYRKAQILVAGDNFGCGSSREHAPWALLDYGIRCVISTSFADIFYNNCFKNGILPIVVTPEELEALFEDAERGANATLTVDLEAQEIRGPDGGVIRFDIDPFRKRCLLEGLDDIGLTLEKAPAIETFEAKLAERPWL